CCTAAGAAAGAATAGGTTATTGAGGTAAAGTTAATCTGTTATTAGGAAAAACCTGAATCTGTACAGGGATATCAATTGTTAGGTTTGTCAGTATTTACTTCTGAAAGGGAAGACTTTTAATGGCACAAagagcagttaggcacctaactcccatttgtgcctctgaaaatcttccTAAGTACCTTGTACTGGACTGTCTTGAGGGCACAGAATAGGGCTGTGTTTAGAAAGTGTCTAGTATATTTTGGACATTATAGCAATCTAAATAATGCTAAGTATGTTGCTGGTAAACATTTTCCTTAACTCTAGAAAAATTTCACTTTGCTTCTTGTCTCCACCTCCAGTTACTGACTTCATATTCATTGGTATGTGGGGCTGACAGGCAGAGGCACGTACAGTATGCTAAGAGATACAGTATGCAAGAAACTAGAACCTTTAGCCTACAACACTTGACTCCTTAATCTTGATTTTCAAGTTAAATCTGTTAATGCATCTCTCTGAAGAATTAGGTACCGTAGTTCACTTGAGAGTTGAGACTATTTCTGCTGTAGCTCTTACTATAAGAATTGACAAGTGGTGGCTGAAACTCCAGAATGGATGATCATGGGATGTAACAAAGGAGCCTGCAGGCTGGGGCGGAGAGATAAATATAGGGTGGAATTTAATTTGCTAGAAATTGGTCTACCGAAAATGGGACATTAAACTGGGAATTTGGCATTTGATAAAATGAACAACAAAACTTGACCACAAAAAGTAAGATGACAGTCTGAAAGCATTAATCTGATGACAGCGTGTTTGCTTACATGCTAGTGAATGGGGAACTGACTTCTTCAGGTGTTCTTGACATAAACCAAAGGAAAGAATATTTTGCCTTAAATTGAAACTCATGATAAGCTCTTAGTATCTTTCAATTCTGAAAATTAGGATTAATGTCTAAATGTTGTAATATTCTAACTTGTTTAGATAACTTCACTGTTCTTGGTTCAGCTGGTTGATTCTAGCTGCCAACAAGTTGGTGAAAGTATAGGTAATGTGTGCTTTTTAGTCCCTGTAGCGTGAAGCATGAGCTTTAAATGTAACTGGCTGTATGCAGGATTTTAAGGGAGATTAGAAAGACTTGGTTCTGGAAAAGATGAAGAttaaccatttttatttattaaatataggGTAGTCTATCACGATTGATAGATACATTAAAACTGACACTTCTAACCAGGTTTTTGCTGAAACGTGAACAACTTTATATTTACTTCACTGTATGTTTTAATGTCTATGTTCTGGCTCTATATCTTTCTTTTTGCAAAATTCAGACTGCTTTTGTTAGTGAAATCCCAAGTGATCTTCACAAGGGAGATAAATGAGCATGAGTTCACTAGAAACTTCTTTATGCTTTTCAAAAATAAGGCAGTGCACTTATGATGGCAGTAAAATAACACTTGTATCAAATTTCCATGTGGCTTAGATAATAGAATTttggaaggaagagaagaaagctACACCTGATCGTGCTTGAACGTTAAGAAGCTTTACACTTGTGCCAAGATATTATGAACACTTAATTTTGGCTTAAGTATTAGACgtaatacaggtttcagagtggtagccgtgttagtctgtatcagcaaaaagaacaaggagtgctggtggcaccttagagactaacaaatttatttgagcataagcttttgtgggctaaaacccacttcatcagatgcagggttttagcccacgaatgtttatggtcaaataaatttgttagtctctaaggtgccataagtattcctcattctttttttttaagatgtaaTACAGTAACCTGAAAACTGCTTGCTTCACTGATCTGCCAGAATAATAAAGAGCCATGTATTGTAAATTGCAGTATTGCAGTGACTTGAATGTACCTTCCATTTACTATGATAGTGATCGCTATATCTAAGTAATATAACCTGTACAGAGGTATTTCATTATTAATCGTAGCAGGATATCATAGGTTAATGACTGATCACTATAGTCTCCGATAGGTGGCAGTCAGTAGTAGTTAAAATATTCTGATTGAAGGAAAACTTCAATAATCCTGCttgaaaatatttgaataaagTATTAAACCGTAATGGTTTGCAATAGGAGAAAACTAGAGTTGCATTCTTTTGGGAGTTAAATGTTCAACTTTAAGCaatcattttcttcttttacagAAATGGCCCACGCCAGTTCCTCCAGTTCATCTTATCAGTGAAGAATCTGCTGATAAAACTAATTTGGGGTTTATTCATGCTTTTGTGGCTGCCATATCAGTCATCATTGTGTCAGAGCTGGGGGATAAGACCTTCTTTATTGCGGCCATCATGGCAATGCGTTATAATCGTTTGACTGTAATGGCTGGTGCCATGCTTGCTTTAGGACTGATGACATGCTTATCAGGTTAGAACTCTTTGCTACCTTTCTCAGAATTCACTGATTAGATGTATGCATATAGTCTGTCATCTTTAAATCTTAACCAAAGTGAAAATGAATGCAGCAGGTATGCATTATTTGTTAGTGATTCTTTTCTATATAGCTTTAAGGGCTACTAGCTTTTTTTTGTAGTCTTTTATCATATAAATGTTATGCCTTTCCAAGTAAATGCAATGGGATCGTATAACTTCATTCATTAGTTGAAGACAGAGGGCATTCAGAGATAACATGTATATTGATATAAATTGGGCTGTCTTGGACTTTTGCTTACATACCACTCTGCAAGTGTAAATGAGATTAAGGGCCAGGTTCTGTGATGCTTTTTCTGTGCAGTACACAGAAAAAGTAGCCAGGGTCTGGGAGTGGAAGGTAGCTTTAGACATCTCTAGGATTCTAGGGTGGCACTGCCCTCagtataagttagagcagctccaAAGGTTACTGTCGCAACAGTTTACCATGGCCACCAATGCGATGCTCTATACCTCAGAATACAGGAAAACAAAGTGAATGTTTTGTAATAGGTCTTTGAACAGTGAACTTTGCTAAGAAGCAGCACTTACAAATAGTAATATCATGTGCTCATCTTTGTATTATTTAACACATAACGtaacttattttctttcagttttatttGGCTATGCCACCACAGTTATCCCCCGAGTGTACACATACTATGCGTCAACTGCACTCTTTGCAATTTTTGGCATCCGAATGCTTCGGGAAGGCTTGAAGATGAGCCCAGATGAGGgtcaggaggagctggaggaagtTCAAGCAGAAATCAAGAAAAAAGATGAAGAAGTAAGTCATAAAGTACCTTGAAGTGATGACTGATGGAACACTTAGGCCAGTTAGGTTGCACATTTAAGGAAGAGCGTTGCTCAGCTGTGTATATGTGTAATACGAGTCTGATGCAAAAATATGTGTGGTTAACAATAACATGAAAACAGACAGAAATGCCCCTCTTCGCCATAGGACCACATAACAGAATGCCTCCTGCTAATTTCCTGGAGACCGTTTTAACAGCTGGCTGTAATTTTCAGCTGTATGGCTGTATTTTTAGGTGGGAGAGAGAAGTGAACTGCCTCTTCATATTTCAGGCATGAATTCTATGCATCTCTTTCACCTGGGGATTTACCAGCCAGAATGTTGACagctgccattgctgctgcttttatttatAACCTTTAAGTAGAGTAATACTGAAGCTAGCGTTGCTGCAGGTGTCCTTGTGGACATAACCTAAGCAGAATACTGCAGCTGTAAGGAATACTGTTAATACAATTTCATTTATTATTCTTGTCACTAATTTTACTGTCTTCCGCTCTCCCAGCTCAAGAGCCACCACTGTTTATCACCGTAATAATGCATTCAGTTTCTTCTCAGTATAATTAAAAATAGCATAACAGCTCATCATATATCACTTtctaaaataaatgatttttcttGCTTTTGTTTCTGCCTACTTTGCACGTTTATAGTAGGAGCTAAATATTTGGATTGTCTAAATGTCTAGGTGTACAGCTTTGAGGTAGA
This sequence is a window from Gopherus evgoodei ecotype Sinaloan lineage chromosome 5, rGopEvg1_v1.p, whole genome shotgun sequence. Protein-coding genes within it:
- the TMEM165 gene encoding transmembrane protein 165 isoform X2, with protein sequence MGPEGGRQGPGVARGRASCRAAALMLLMLLAAPAGLRAALEEETGRNKEPPAPPQQQQPQPAVQGLDPGRAEKWPTPVPPVHLISEESADKTNLGFIHAFVAAISVIIVSELGDKTFFIAAIMAMRYNRLTVMAGAMLALGLMTCLSVLFGYATTVIPRVYTYYASTALFAIFGIRMLREGLKMSPDEGQEELEEVQAEIKKKDEEFQRTKLLNGPGDVETGTGTNIPQKKWLHFISPIFVQAFTLTFVAEWGDRSQLTTIVLAARE